The genome window GTATGATTTTGAAGATACAAAAAAAGGAGGCAACGGCTATTTTCCAATAAGTTTGCAGTATGGTAAGTATACCGCTACCGAAGCACGTGAACACAGTATAGCTGCCGGCGACCCCACTGAACCGGGAATCACAAACCGATCATACAAAAATAAAAGCTTTATGGCCGCCAATGCGATGGACCTTAAAATAATCGAGGATACCCGGATGGCTATGAAAGGTAAACCTGTGATCGTTACTATAGCTGTTTCAAAGCCATTGGTGCCTGCTGAATTTGAAAGAGATGCTAATGGCATTGTTGCCAGCTTTGGCGTACAGAACCAGGCCATACTGGATATATTATCGGGGGCGGCAGAGCCATCGGGGCTTTTGCCATTCCAGATGCCGGCCAATATGCAAACCGTTGAACTGCAGGCTGAAGATATTCCGCACGATATGCTCTGCTATACCGATGCCGATGGCCATACTTACGATTTTGGTTTCGGGATGAACTGGAAGGGAGTTATTAATGATAGCCGAACTGCCAGGTATGTAAACCGCGTTGCCAAACCAGTCATCAGCATAAAAGGTGGCACCGTTGCCATTGCCAGCACTACAGCCGGGGCCAAAGTTTATTATACCACTAATGGAACCACTCCTGCATTTGTTAAGGAAAACGAATATTCAAAACCATTTAAAGCAGCTAAAGGTTCAACAATAAAAGCAATAGCTAAGGTTTATGGCGTTGATAACAGCAGCATGGCTGAGTTTAAGGCAGGGGAGTAAATTTTAATTGATAACAAATTGGGCACAAAAATAACCAACAATGAAAAAGACATTTGCAACGCTTTTTTTAGTTGCTGCAGCGGTAGTTGCGGGTAATGCGCAGGGGAAATGGCAACTGTTAGAAACCGGAAGTAAAGTTGCGGCCCGCAGCGAATGCAGCCTGGTTGCTGCGGACGGTAAGCTGTATTTAATTGGCGGCGATGGCCCGGCACAGGCAGTTGAGTCATACGACTCCAAAACAGCTACCTGGACCAAGAAGGCGGTAGCCCCGTTCACCATGCACCATTTACAGGCAACGGCGCTGCACGATAAAATTTATGTGCTGGATGCTTTTTATGAAGGCGGGTATCCTGACCAGGTTCCGCTACCCAATGTTTATAGCTATGATATAAAAAAAGATAGCTGGCAAAAGCTTGCCGAAGTGCCTGAAAACAGGAGGCGCGGTGCTGCCGGGGAGGCTGTTTATAACGGCAAGATATATATCGTTTGCGGTATAACCCGTGGGCACCGCAGCGGCACAAATAGTATGTTTGATGAATATGACCCGGCAACTGATAAATGGACAAAGTTGCCCGATGCACCGCACATTCGCGATCATAGCATGGCTGTGGTTGTTGGCGATAAGTTATACGCCCTTGGTGGCCGTAACACCAGTTTACACGATGCAGATAATTTTATGTCGTTTTTTGACAAGGTGGTGCTGGATGTGGATTGTTATGACTTTAAAACGGGGAAATGGACTACGCTTGATGCTAAGTTGCCTATGGGCACCGGCGGTGGTACGGCAGTAAACCTGGACGATAAGATCTACTACATCGGCGGCGAACGGGCAACGGCAAACAGGCCCAACGGGCCGCAAAAGGATGTTTATCGACTCGATCCTTTAAAAGATACACACTGGGAAAAGGTTGCTGATTTGAACCGGGCACGCAACGGCGTTGGTGGTGCAGTGCTTGATCATAAAATTTACATTGCCGGCGGGGCAGGAGGTGGGCCGGCCGGTCCGCCACCACCAATTGGCAAACCGGGCATGCCGGGCCCGCCTCCTAATGGTGCACAGCAGGGCGCTAATCCGCCGGCAAATGCCGGTCTGCCAAATGGGCCTCCACCGGGCGGAAATAGTGGCGACCGCGGCGATGTTGCCCTGGAAGTGTTCAGCCTGAAATAACCCTAAATTGAAGATCTTCGATTTTCTTTAAACAATAAATTATTAATTTAACTTTTCTTAACATAAATATTATTTCCTGCCACTTGCTTTATTAGTTACTTTGCGCCGATAAACCTTTTAGAAGATTAATGGAAGAAAATATCCTGATCCAGATCAGTAACCGGATAAAAGACCGGAGGCGCGAAAAGAACATAACGGTACAGGAGCTTGCGGTAAGGGCTAATGTTAGTAAAGGGTTGATATCCCAAATAG of Mucilaginibacter xinganensis contains these proteins:
- a CDS encoding Kelch repeat-containing protein; protein product: MKKTFATLFLVAAAVVAGNAQGKWQLLETGSKVAARSECSLVAADGKLYLIGGDGPAQAVESYDSKTATWTKKAVAPFTMHHLQATALHDKIYVLDAFYEGGYPDQVPLPNVYSYDIKKDSWQKLAEVPENRRRGAAGEAVYNGKIYIVCGITRGHRSGTNSMFDEYDPATDKWTKLPDAPHIRDHSMAVVVGDKLYALGGRNTSLHDADNFMSFFDKVVLDVDCYDFKTGKWTTLDAKLPMGTGGGTAVNLDDKIYYIGGERATANRPNGPQKDVYRLDPLKDTHWEKVADLNRARNGVGGAVLDHKIYIAGGAGGGPAGPPPPIGKPGMPGPPPNGAQQGANPPANAGLPNGPPPGGNSGDRGDVALEVFSLK